The genomic window CTCAGCGGCGGTGGAGTGAGCATCTCCAACATGTTCAGTGGCGACGCCGCCACCGCGCTGATGGTGATGAGCCGGGCCGGCCGGCGCGGCGGCCTCGGGCCGGGCAGTGACTACCTGCGGTTCTTCGCCCGGCCGTTCATCCTGGTCCGGTCACTGGTGCTGACCGTCGGTGAGATCGTCAAGGAGCTGTACCAGGGGCGGCAGCAGCGAATGCGGGGCATCGAACCGCGGATCCACCGGCGCGGGTACTACCCGCTGCTGCGCGGGCTCACCAACGTGCTGCTGCGGGACCTGAACGTGGCACTGGTCGCCGAGCACATGATGCGCGGGGCTCCGGTGATCTTCGTCGACTTCGTGGACTACGACGAGATCGCCCACCACGCCGGCGTCGCCCGGCCCGAGTCACTGGACGCGCTCGCCGGTGTCGACCGAGTGCTCGGCACCCTCGAACAGATCGCGGCGGCCGCCCCACGCGGCTACCGCTTCGTGGTGCTCTCCGACCACGGGCAGAGTCAGGGGCCGACGTTTCGCCAGCTCACCGGACGTACCCTCGAAGAAGTGGTCCGGTCGCACCTGGACGGGCCGCGGACCGCGACCATCACCGCCACCGGTGACGTGGAAGGGTGGGGCCCGGTCAACGCCCTGCTCGCCGACCTGCTCGGCACCCAGGGACCACTGGGGTTCTTCGCCCGGCGGCGGTCCTCCGGCGCACCGGCCGGCATGCTCGTCGGGCCGCCCGACACCGCACCGAACGGCGATCTCGTCGTGGTCGGGTCGGGCAATCTGGGGCTGATCTGGTTCCCGCGCCTACCCGCCCCGGTCACTCTGGAGGATCTGCGGGAGCGGTACCCGATGCTGATCCCCGGACTGCTCGGCGAGCCCGGCATCGGATTCCTCGTCGCCGAAAGCTCCCGCGGCCCCCTGGCGATCGGGCCGCGCGGGGTGCACGTGCTGCGCGACGGAACCGTGCAGGGCGAGGATCCGCTGGCGCCGTTCGGGCCGCGGGCCGCCGGGGACCTGCTGCGCGTCGCCGGTTTTGACAACGCCGCCGACCTCTGGGTGCACTCCACACTCGACCCGAGCACCGACGAGGTGCACGCCTTCGAGGAGCTGGTGGGCTGCCACGGCGGGCTCGGCGGCGGGCAGAACGACGCGGTCCTGGTCCATCCGCGCGACTGGCCGGTGGACGACGATCTGTTCGACGACGGTGTGCTGTACGGCGCCGACCGTGTCCATCAGCAGCTCGTGCGCTGGCTGCGCGCGGCCGGGCTGCGCTGAACCGCAGCGGGGCGGTGGATCGGGATCCCGATCCACCGCCCCGGCGATTCCTACCGCGGGTCAGTTACCGCGCTTGGTGGCCTTCTCGTCCGCACCGGCCTCGGCGTCCTCAGCGGCACCGGCTTCCTCGGCAGCACCGGCTTCCTCGGCCCCCGCGTCCTCGGCACCGGCGTCACCGGCGGCGGCCGCGGCCTTCGCGTCGGCCAGGGCCAGGCAGGACTGCAGGAACACCTGCTGGGCGGCGGTCACCGCGGCGAGGTCGTCGGCGGCTGCGCCTTCCTCGGCAGCGGCGCCCTCTTCAGCGGCGGCACCCTCCTCGGCAGCGCCGTTGCCCTTCTCCTTCTCGGCCTTCTCGGCCTTCTCCTTCTTGGCGGCCTTCAGGATCTTGACGTACTTCCGGGCCAGGGCGCGGTTGTGGGCGCGGGCGGCAGCCGGGTCCTCGGCGGCCTCCTCAGCGGCTCCGGCCTCCTCGGCGGCTCCGGCCTCCTCAGCGGCTCCGGCTTCTTCGGCTGCTCCGGCCTCCTCGGCGCCGTTCTCGGCACCCGCGGCGGCGATGTCGGCCGCGAACGTGTCGCAGGCCGCTTCCAGCGTGACCGCGGCGGCCGCCGCGACGTCTCCGGCGTCCTGCGCCTCGACCGGGGCCAGCTGCTCGCCGTCACAGATCACGGCGCCGGCGTTGATCTCGAGCTGGGCACAGTTCGAGATGTCGAACTGCTGCCCGTCGACGTTCACCAGATCGGCGACGGAACCCTGGGCACCGGGCTTCGCGTCGGTGCTGGCATTGGCGAGCTGCACACCGGCGATGCCGCTGACCACGAGAAC from Actinoplanes derwentensis includes these protein-coding regions:
- a CDS encoding alkaline phosphatase family protein → MSVTGQDIRDAVLGLVPTALALTVASWLLIGLDLGNWWVGPAVAVAAAAGDGLTRPVLRLLARWYGAVAALVLGVLTQVLIVGLTLLSIPQVRLDGWDTVLGAFTVVGVVSVVVQWVLGVNDSSYLVADLLRQARRRARRQGAAPPKAVPGLVVVQIDGLSHPLLRHGITSGVLPTLSRWVRSGSHDATSWWARVPSTTPASQAALLHGNNDGIPAFRWYDRALGRLVVANRPADAESIEKRVSDGHGLLSGGGVSISNMFSGDAATALMVMSRAGRRGGLGPGSDYLRFFARPFILVRSLVLTVGEIVKELYQGRQQRMRGIEPRIHRRGYYPLLRGLTNVLLRDLNVALVAEHMMRGAPVIFVDFVDYDEIAHHAGVARPESLDALAGVDRVLGTLEQIAAAAPRGYRFVVLSDHGQSQGPTFRQLTGRTLEEVVRSHLDGPRTATITATGDVEGWGPVNALLADLLGTQGPLGFFARRRSSGAPAGMLVGPPDTAPNGDLVVVGSGNLGLIWFPRLPAPVTLEDLRERYPMLIPGLLGEPGIGFLVAESSRGPLAIGPRGVHVLRDGTVQGEDPLAPFGPRAAGDLLRVAGFDNAADLWVHSTLDPSTDEVHAFEELVGCHGGLGGGQNDAVLVHPRDWPVDDDLFDDGVLYGADRVHQQLVRWLRAAGLR